Genomic segment of Nostoc sp. TCL240-02:
GTTCGGTGGTTACTATCTCTATCGCACAGTGAGATTTGCTACTGGGCGCGATACCTTACGAGGAGTAGTAATTGGTGCTGCGATCGCAGCCTGGACAAGCGTAGTGGTTGCTTCAGTTGTGTGTGCCTTGGAACTGGCTTTGTCGGGAACGATTCCTCTAGCGGTGGCTTTGACAGCGATGGCTTCTTGGCACATCCTAATTGGCATTGGCGAGGCGCTGATTAAGCTAATCGGTACTTAAGTTGCATAATAAGAAGATGAAGCCGTTTCAAAGCACCTATGCCGCCACCAGCCAAGAACTTTTTAACACAGGAGCAAGTCAGCAAGCTACAGGAAGCTCTAAAAGAGAGCAACCTACCGCATATTAGGGAAAGAATTCTAATTATTCTTCTGCAAAATGATGGGAAGCCACAACACGAAATTGCAAAATTTTTAGGCTGTTCGCATAGAACAGTGGCATATTGGTGTATGCATGGAGATCCAGATAATTTAGAAACCTTACATAATAAAAGAGAGTACGAACATTGGCGAAAAGCCACTCCTGAATATATTGAACTTTTATTAAAAACTGTTGCTCAAGAACCCTCATCATTAGGTTACGAATTTGGGAAATGGACAGCAGAAAGATTAGCTACTTATTTAACCGAGAAAACAGGTATTGATTTAAGTAGCTCTCAAGTGAGGAGGATATTAAAGCGAAAAAAGTATAGTTATATTTGGGCTAAATATGATCTAAAGGATAAACAAAATCCAGTAGATAGAGCAAAATTTAAAGAAAAACTTACCCAATATTTATTGATTGCACGAGAACAGCCAGAGCGTCTACAGGTATGGTTTTGGGACGAGAGCGGGTTTAGTTTACGTGTAATTCGACGCAAGAATTGGAGTAAAAAAGGAAAACGTAAAAATGTTCCAGGGCAACGGCGTTGTGGTCGGGTTAATGTGATGGGAGCAATCCGAGAATTAGACCGAAAGCGGGTATGCTTTTTCGTGAAAAAAGGTAATGCAGATATTTTTTACGAGCAATTACAACTATTATTTGAATTAATTAAACAGGAGTGGATAAGTAAAGGAAACCTTGGCGAAGATTTTGTAAAATCTGGGCCGAAGATTATTTTAGTTTTAGATAATGCTAGTTTTCATAAACGCAAAGACATTATAGCTAAAATATCTGAAGAGTTCCCAAATTTTGTTTTAGAGTTTTTACCCCCTTACAGCCCTGATTACAATATTATTGAGTTAGTCTGGCACTCATGTAAAGAATATATTGCTCATCGCTTATTTAAATCAGTAGATGAATTAAAATCACTGCTAGATAAGCTTTTGAATCAAGGCGAGTTAGTGATTAAGTGGCATCGCCAAATCAAAAACAAAGGCAATCTCAGCTATATTGCAGCTTGAATGCCGATTAGCTTACTAGGCGCTTCGCAATGGTCGTACCAGGACAAACCAGGATCAGATTGCCGTCTTTTATTTAACTTGACGTGCAAATCCCAGATACTCATGAGTTGGATGAAACGATTGTTCAATTTTGCTATTAATGACTTTTTAAACACTACAATTCACGCATCATACTCAATTTACGCCAAACTAACAAGTGGTTGTCAAAACTAACTCAATTCTTTCCAACGCCCAATCTATTTCATCTTGGGAAATAACCAAGGGTGGAGCAAAACGAATGACATTATCTCTAGTTTCTTTGGCTAATAAACCCTCTTTAGCTAAGGCTTTACAAAAACGTCTAGCACCACCAGCTTCGGGATGCAATTCCATGCCAATTAATAAGCCTTTGCCACGCACTTCCTTGATATATGGACTCTCAATTGATTGTAATTTCTCTAGAAAATATTCTCCCAGTTGTAAGGCTTTCTCTGGCAAATTTTCTTCTATAAGAACATCCAGTGCTGCAATTCCAATAGCAGCAGCTAAGGGATTTCCACCAAAGGTACTACCATGATCTCCTGGTTGAAATACACCCATCACTTCATCAGTAGAAATAAACGCGGAAATGGGATAAAATCCACCAGATAAAGCTTTTCCTACAGTTATGCCATCTGGTCTAACATTCTCATATTGATGGGCAAACATTTTACCAGTGCGTCCCAATCCTGTTTGAATTTCATCAAAAACCAGTAATACATTATGATGGCGACAGATTTTTTCTGCTTGCTTTAAAAATCCATTAGGAGGAACGATAATACCTCCCTCACCCTGAATTGGTTCTACCAAAAAGGCAGCAGTATTAAGAGTAATCGCTTTTTCTAATGCCTCAGCATCACCGAAAGGAATAACTTTAAACCCACTCGTCAAAGGCCCAAATCCATCTTGATATTGTTCTTCTGTAGAGAAGCTGATTAAACTAATAGTGCGTCCAGAAAAATTATTACTACAAACAATAATTTCTGCTTGATTTTCTGGTACACCTTTTACTTTATAAGCCCATTTACGAATGGCTTTAATAGCAGTTTCCACAGCTTCGGCTCCCGAATTCATGGGTAGCACTTTGGGTAAACCAGAAATCTTAGCAAGTTTCTCATAAAATCTTCCTAACTGGTCATTACGAAAAGCTCTAGAAGTTAAGGTTACTTTCTGAGCTTGCTCAATCATCGCTGCCAGAATTTTAGGATGACAATGACCCTGATTTAATGCTGAATAAGCAGAAAGAAAATCCAGATATTTTTTACCTTCTATATCCCATATCCACACTCCTTCTCCTTTAGTGATGACTACATCTAAAGGATGGTAATTATCAGCACCATATTGCTGTTCTAGTTCAATATAATCCTGTGTATTCATAGTGTTGAAGTTGGAAATTCCCAGAATTACGTTCGCTGCTTGCATATTTGCTCCTGATAGTTTTGAGAGGTTAAAATCAAACTAGAAAACATCTGAAAGACTACCAATTGAATGAGACATTCAACAGGTATGAGCTAATTTGAAAAATCTAGCTTTGTTCTTCGTTTTATAGTTCCTAATTCCTGGTTACTATTTACATGAAAGTAAAGACTTTACTTCCAAGATTAGTCATTAATGCCAAATCCAAGCGCTATTGTGTAGTGCTGATTTATTTTTTCTAAATATCTAAAATAGCCAGGAATTATTAACCAGCCATTTGCTCATCTTCCAGACACGCAACTTGTGTAGGACATATTTTGCCTACTTTTAGTGAAGAAAACCAGTTGCCCACTCTGTCTGAATGTAAAATTTTGCTGGCATAAAAACTAAATGTGTAGACTGTAACATTTCTAATGTTAATTTTGTCTTTATCCGCACCTCGCAGATAAAAAACAAAAGGTAATGAACAGGCAATGAGTATTCTAGCTTAGAGACTTTCATCTCCTTCATAGCTACACCCAAGTGCCGGATTTGTACTCTTGTTTTTTCCTTACTTCTGGTGGATAGCCCACTAAAAATTAAAGGGATAATTTAGTATATCACTGTTTACTAACAGAGCAATTATCAAATCTATTTTTGACCAAACTTTTTAGACAAATACCTGTTTTTTTCCACAAACTCATCTTGGTGTGTACTTTTACATCTGGCATAATTGCACCAGTTATAATAACTTTGTGGAGGTTGGCTGAAGTTAAATATTTTGCTCCAGTCAAATTGGCTTTTGTGAGGTTGGCTTTAGTGAAATTAGTCTGATTTAGATTTGTCTGACTCAAATTAGCTAAAGTTAGATAAGCCGATGTGAAGTTAGCATAACTCAAATCTGCTTGAGTTAGATTTGCTAATATCAGAAAAGATTTTTTAAAGTCAGTTCCACGTAGATCGACTTCACTAAAGTTAACATCCATCAAAGAAGATCTACTTAAGTCAGCCCAACTGAGGTTTACTCCTTTCAAATTCTCCCCTCTCATGTATATTCCTTGAAGGTTTACCCCACAGAAATTACGTTGTCCTGCTGCATACCTCTGCAATACTTCTTCTGCATCCATGCTTAATTTTTCCTCTATTAACTTTCTATTAAGTAGCGAAATGCTAAGAAGGACATCGGAATTTAGGCAAATTTTGATAAATTATGATGGCCGATTTACAATATTTATAGTTACAGTTAATTTACTTCATTTTAAAAATAAGTTTTAATTTAACTAGATCAGTTCTAATTATCCGATTACTTCTGTTTGTTGAGATTTTTAGTAAGTTGCAAAATCCAGTTTGGAGTCTCTGCATTTTCCCAACCAGCAGGGCGTTTTGAAATATACCAACCAATTGAACCAACAATTGTAGCTAGTAAAAAACCACCAAGTATTATTGCTAACAAAGAGATTTGGATATATTTTGTATATGTAGGATTAGTTGTTATCTCAATGAGGACAAACATTTCAAATTTAATTTCCTGTAAATACAGTTACTATAAGGATATAGCATTAATAAATGCTAGTTAGTCTTAACTAATAATGACTAAAAAATAAAGTTATTTCTTAGCTAAAAATATTTGAGTAAAAAAATCATTATTAATATTTTTTTGTTAAATATCCTTAACTAGCTATAAAAAAAAGTTATTTTTTACATTGCTATCAAATGTAGATTATCATTAAATTCCCAAACTCTCAATGCTGGGGTGGGGGATGAAAATGTCGAAGATTATTTAAGAGCCTATGCCAGAAAAAAATAAACAACCAGAAAAATACAGCCATCTCTCAAAAAATAACGACACTCATTGAGTGAGAGAAAATAGTGAAATTGCCGCATACTCTTACACTGAGTCTCAACGGTTCACTTTTGTGCTTTAGTCCTGAGTAGGTCTTTCAAAGCCATCATGTCTCACTTTCTTGAAACGCCAACTCCAACGAAAACGGTAGACACCTAGGATTAACTCTTCATGAGAAGAGCGGTTGGTTACTTCATCTGGCTAATCCATTGAGCAACAGCGTCACAAATGTGGATACTACCTCTTGTGCTGAATTTTTTTCTGGAAGTAGAATCTTTGATTCATAAGCAATAGAAATCGCTGCTACGCCATGTACCAATGCCCAAATTGTTTTGGTTATTTCGTGAGGATTGCCCGCAATCAGCGTTCCGTCTTTCTGTCCTGCTTGGACAATTTTAAATAATTGATCTAGGGATGCCTGTGAAACCTCGATTAAACTTGGATACTTCTCTGGATTGTAGTAACAGAACATTATTTGTAAATGATTTGAATGCTGTAATGCGAAGTTAACGTATGCACTGCTAGCAGCAATCAACTGTTGTTTAGTATCTTTGCTAACTTCATTTATCGCTGTTTCTACTTGCATTGACAGCAAACGAAAACCTTCTTCTGCGATCGCTGCTAAAACCGCCTCTTTATCTGCAAAGTGCATATACGGAGCGTTATGGCTGACTCCTGCTCTTTGAGAAATCTTCCGCAAACTCAAACTATGAGCGCCTTCTTCTGACAGAAGTTCTGTTGCAATTGCAATTAATTTGTTACGTAAATTACCGTGATGATATTTATCTTTTGGTTTCATAGGTCATATTGACAGTGACAATATTTAATGTCATATTGGCAATGTCAATATAATACTTTTCCACGACAGTTTTGTCCTTTGTGTCTCAAATGTTGCCAAATCTCGATCAAAAGGCAAAAAATATGCTAGGGAGATTGCTTCGCTTGATGTTTGTGGTTGGTACAGTTGGGCTAGCAGGATCTTTTGCTTGTGCGACGAGTGTCACTTCGCAAAATTTATTGGCTGAAAATCAGACAACTCCATCAACTTCTAGTCGTATCCTTCAGATTAATTTCAAATACAACAACTCCACGTCTGACTTTAGAAAGCAGATGAAGGATGTTGCGCCTCGTATCGCCAAAGCACCAGGACTACGCTGGAAAATTTGGTCAATTGATGAAGGTAACAAAGA
This window contains:
- a CDS encoding TetR/AcrR family transcriptional regulator, with product MKPKDKYHHGNLRNKLIAIATELLSEEGAHSLSLRKISQRAGVSHNAPYMHFADKEAVLAAIAEEGFRLLSMQVETAINEVSKDTKQQLIAASSAYVNFALQHSNHLQIMFCYYNPEKYPSLIEVSQASLDQLFKIVQAGQKDGTLIAGNPHEITKTIWALVHGVAAISIAYESKILLPEKNSAQEVVSTFVTLLLNGLAR
- a CDS encoding YdhR family protein: MLPNLDQKAKNMLGRLLRLMFVVGTVGLAGSFACATSVTSQNLLAENQTTPSTSSRILQINFKYNNSTSDFRKQMKDVAPRIAKAPGLRWKIWSIDEGNKEASGFYLFEDEKSLNNYVENIFNVGMRNNSAISNIVVKKFNILEDPTIITRGPISQLK
- a CDS encoding pentapeptide repeat-containing protein is translated as MDAEEVLQRYAAGQRNFCGVNLQGIYMRGENLKGVNLSWADLSRSSLMDVNFSEVDLRGTDFKKSFLILANLTQADLSYANFTSAYLTLANLSQTNLNQTNFTKANLTKANLTGAKYLTSANLHKVIITGAIMPDVKVHTKMSLWKKTGICLKSLVKNRFDNCSVSKQ
- the rocD gene encoding ornithine--oxo-acid transaminase, which produces MQAANVILGISNFNTMNTQDYIELEQQYGADNYHPLDVVITKGEGVWIWDIEGKKYLDFLSAYSALNQGHCHPKILAAMIEQAQKVTLTSRAFRNDQLGRFYEKLAKISGLPKVLPMNSGAEAVETAIKAIRKWAYKVKGVPENQAEIIVCSNNFSGRTISLISFSTEEQYQDGFGPLTSGFKVIPFGDAEALEKAITLNTAAFLVEPIQGEGGIIVPPNGFLKQAEKICRHHNVLLVFDEIQTGLGRTGKMFAHQYENVRPDGITVGKALSGGFYPISAFISTDEVMGVFQPGDHGSTFGGNPLAAAIGIAALDVLIEENLPEKALQLGEYFLEKLQSIESPYIKEVRGKGLLIGMELHPEAGGARRFCKALAKEGLLAKETRDNVIRFAPPLVISQDEIDWALERIELVLTTTC
- a CDS encoding IS630 family transposase, translated to MPPPAKNFLTQEQVSKLQEALKESNLPHIRERILIILLQNDGKPQHEIAKFLGCSHRTVAYWCMHGDPDNLETLHNKREYEHWRKATPEYIELLLKTVAQEPSSLGYEFGKWTAERLATYLTEKTGIDLSSSQVRRILKRKKYSYIWAKYDLKDKQNPVDRAKFKEKLTQYLLIAREQPERLQVWFWDESGFSLRVIRRKNWSKKGKRKNVPGQRRCGRVNVMGAIRELDRKRVCFFVKKGNADIFYEQLQLLFELIKQEWISKGNLGEDFVKSGPKIILVLDNASFHKRKDIIAKISEEFPNFVLEFLPPYSPDYNIIELVWHSCKEYIAHRLFKSVDELKSLLDKLLNQGELVIKWHRQIKNKGNLSYIAA